Proteins from a genomic interval of Chroococcidiopsis thermalis PCC 7203:
- a CDS encoding ABC transporter substrate-binding protein translates to MKYPITLSQSWRKWLAGILAVVMAIALSGCNPAEMRTQAADVPQIVVSVTTDPDTFNYALGHQVPNIFNMTFRGLTTVNGITKELEPELAESWQISEDKLNIVFTLREGLKWSDGHSLTADDVVFTYNDIVLNKAIPTDLRDYIQIGKQKAYPKVVKLDDRRVEFIMPEPFSPFLATTTGDPTSAIAILPKHALQESVKTKDAKGNPRFLSTWGTDTDPTKVVTNGPFTLESYVPAQRLVYRRNPNYWRKDAQGNSQPYIEKYIWRIVENPETTLVQFRSGGLDIASASADNFSLLKREEERGNFKIYNGGPAFGMSFITFNLNKGRRNGKPLVNPIKSRWFNKVEFRQAVAYGLDRQTMINNFLRGLGELQNSPIDTQSSYFLPPEKGLKVYNYDPAKAKELLQKVGFKYNNKNQLFDAQGNRVRFTLMVPAGGRGNSGRTVAQIQRDLGKIGMQVDLQFLDFGTLIDKTSNSLEWECYVGGFIGGGIEPNDGANVWLTAGGLHNFNQLPQVGQAPIQGREIADWEQKIEDLFIKGAQEFDEAKRKEIYNEFQRTAQEYLPYITLYNPLSLAAIRDRIEGTKFSALGGAFWNIYELKVKEQ, encoded by the coding sequence ATGAAATACCCAATTACTCTTTCCCAATCCTGGCGTAAATGGTTAGCAGGTATACTAGCTGTAGTCATGGCGATCGCGCTGTCTGGCTGCAATCCGGCTGAGATGAGAACCCAAGCGGCTGACGTACCGCAAATAGTAGTAAGCGTGACTACCGATCCCGATACGTTTAATTATGCTTTAGGTCATCAAGTTCCCAATATTTTTAACATGACCTTTAGAGGATTAACAACAGTTAATGGTATTACTAAAGAACTCGAACCAGAATTAGCAGAATCTTGGCAAATTTCCGAAGATAAATTAAATATTGTTTTCACTTTAAGAGAAGGCTTAAAATGGTCTGACGGTCATTCACTGACAGCAGATGATGTCGTATTTACTTATAACGATATTGTTTTAAACAAAGCCATTCCTACAGATTTAAGAGATTACATTCAAATTGGTAAGCAAAAAGCTTATCCAAAAGTTGTCAAGTTGGACGATCGCCGCGTCGAATTTATCATGCCCGAACCTTTTTCACCATTCTTAGCTACGACGACGGGAGATCCTACGAGTGCGATCGCCATTCTACCAAAACACGCTTTACAAGAATCAGTCAAAACAAAAGACGCTAAAGGAAATCCTCGTTTTTTAAGCACTTGGGGAACGGATACAGATCCAACAAAAGTTGTTACAAACGGTCCTTTTACACTTGAAAGCTACGTACCTGCCCAACGCTTAGTTTATCGCCGTAACCCTAATTATTGGCGTAAAGATGCACAAGGCAATTCTCAGCCTTATATTGAAAAATACATTTGGCGAATTGTTGAAAATCCAGAAACAACTTTAGTCCAGTTTCGTTCTGGTGGATTAGATATAGCTTCTGCTTCAGCAGATAATTTTTCTCTGCTCAAGCGCGAAGAAGAACGAGGTAATTTTAAAATTTACAATGGTGGACCTGCTTTCGGTATGTCCTTCATTACCTTTAATTTGAATAAAGGTAGAAGAAACGGTAAACCTTTAGTCAATCCGATTAAATCGCGCTGGTTTAACAAAGTTGAGTTTAGACAAGCAGTTGCTTACGGACTCGATCGCCAGACGATGATAAATAATTTTTTACGGGGTTTGGGAGAACTACAAAATTCGCCAATTGATACTCAAAGTTCGTATTTTCTTCCTCCTGAAAAAGGGCTGAAAGTTTACAACTACGATCCAGCTAAAGCTAAAGAATTACTGCAAAAAGTTGGATTCAAATACAACAATAAAAATCAATTATTTGATGCTCAAGGTAATCGAGTGCGTTTTACCCTCATGGTTCCTGCTGGGGGTAGAGGTAATAGTGGGAGAACGGTAGCCCAAATTCAACGAGACTTAGGCAAAATTGGAATGCAAGTCGATCTCCAATTTCTCGATTTTGGGACTTTAATAGATAAAACTTCTAATTCTTTGGAATGGGAGTGTTATGTTGGTGGTTTTATTGGTGGTGGAATTGAACCGAATGACGGCGCAAATGTATGGTTGACAGCAGGTGGCTTGCACAATTTCAACCAATTACCCCAAGTAGGACAAGCGCCAATTCAAGGACGAGAAATTGCAGATTGGGAACAAAAGATTGAAGATCTATTTATTAAGGGAGCGCAGGAATTCGACGAAGCCAAACGCAAAGAAATTTACAATGAATTTCAACGCACTGCTCAAGAATATTTACCCTATATTACCTTATACAATCCTTTGTCTCTAGCCGCAATTCGCGATCGCATTGAGGGAACAAAATTTTCTGCATTAGGTGGCGCATTCTGGAACATATACGAATTGAAGGTCAAAGAACAATAA
- the larB gene encoding nickel pincer cofactor biosynthesis protein LarB, whose product MSQPEALRSLLESVAAGNVSPTVALDKLKHFTYEPVGEFARIDHHRQLRTGFPETIWGQGKTPDQIVQIMAAMRQRNSVVMATRIEPDVAEQLEEKVEGLRYYPMAKIAAIAPVRIEPQYPGKIGILSAGTADLPVAEEAAITAELSSFRVLRLWDVGVAGIHRLLDNRHVIAEASVLIVVAGMEGALPSVVAGLADCPVIAVPTSVGYGASFGGLAPLLTMLNSCAAGIGVVNIDNGFGAAILAGQILRTAGKLQ is encoded by the coding sequence ATGTCCCAACCCGAAGCCTTGCGATCGCTCTTAGAATCTGTAGCAGCTGGTAACGTAAGTCCAACTGTCGCCTTAGACAAATTGAAACATTTTACCTACGAACCAGTTGGTGAATTTGCCCGTATCGACCATCATCGCCAGCTAAGAACTGGGTTTCCTGAAACGATTTGGGGTCAAGGCAAAACTCCCGACCAAATCGTGCAAATTATGGCAGCAATGCGCCAGCGCAATTCAGTAGTGATGGCGACGCGCATCGAACCCGATGTAGCAGAACAGCTAGAAGAGAAGGTAGAGGGACTGCGTTACTATCCGATGGCAAAAATTGCGGCGATCGCACCAGTACGGATCGAACCGCAGTACCCTGGTAAAATTGGTATTCTCTCGGCAGGGACTGCCGATTTACCCGTAGCCGAGGAAGCGGCTATAACTGCCGAACTGTCTAGTTTCCGCGTTCTCCGGTTGTGGGATGTGGGTGTTGCTGGTATTCATCGCCTGCTAGATAACCGCCACGTCATCGCTGAAGCATCTGTATTAATTGTCGTCGCGGGAATGGAAGGGGCTTTACCCAGCGTAGTTGCAGGATTAGCTGATTGTCCCGTCATTGCCGTTCCTACCAGCGTCGGTTATGGTGCGAGTTTCGGCGGCTTAGCTCCCCTCTTGACAATGCTCAACTCTTGTGCGGCAGGGATAGGAGTTGTCAATATAGATAACGGTTTTGGCGCAGCGATTTTAGCAGGACAAATTTTACGCACCGCAGGAAAATTACAGTGA
- a CDS encoding ABC transporter substrate-binding protein — protein sequence MIRRNFLITLILLIAIALSGCNPTEMRTNATQVPQIVARVPGDPQTFNYALNQSSPNVFGFLYEGLITENGETGKLEPALAESWEISEDNLKIVFTLKPNLKWSDGEPLTVDDIVFTYNNIYFNEQIPTDIRDILRIGKSKALPKVRKLDSRRVEFTVPEPFAPFLRFAGGIVILPEHALRQSVETKNKDGRPQFLSTWGTDTDLQKIVVNGPFTLESYTVNQRIVFRRNPYYWRKDTKGNALPYIERLIWQIVESPDTALIQFRSLGLDMLEIGPTSFQLLKREEDRGNFKIYSGGPDFGTNFICFNLNKGRRQGKPLVNPIKSRWFNTVAFRQAVAYGINREAMLNNVYRGLGELQNSPISVQSPYYLSPEEGLKVYNYNPEKAKELLRGAGFKYNNKGQLLDAEDNRVRFTMISQAGNRTVDAIGSQVKRDLSKIGIQVDFTPIDFAVMVDKITNTLEWESYFGLITGSIEPYSAANVWSPDGGFHPFNQKPQPGQPPIEGREVADWEAEIGRLYIEGARELDETKRKEIYGETQRLAQEYLPFIHLINPLALAAIRDRIEGTKFSALGGTLWNVYELKEAKD from the coding sequence ATGATCCGTCGAAATTTTCTAATAACACTTATATTATTAATTGCGATCGCGCTTTCTGGCTGTAATCCTACTGAAATGAGAACGAACGCCACTCAAGTTCCGCAAATCGTGGCGAGAGTTCCAGGCGACCCGCAAACCTTTAATTATGCCTTAAATCAATCGTCACCCAATGTTTTTGGGTTTCTTTATGAAGGATTAATTACTGAAAATGGCGAAACTGGAAAGCTAGAGCCAGCATTAGCTGAGTCTTGGGAAATTTCTGAAGACAATCTCAAAATCGTTTTTACTCTAAAACCAAATTTAAAATGGTCAGATGGAGAACCGTTAACAGTTGACGATATCGTTTTTACTTATAATAATATTTACTTTAACGAGCAAATTCCCACAGATATTAGAGATATTCTGCGCATTGGCAAGAGTAAAGCTTTACCTAAAGTTCGTAAATTAGATAGCCGCCGAGTCGAATTTACCGTTCCAGAGCCATTTGCACCTTTTTTACGATTTGCAGGTGGTATAGTCATCTTACCAGAACACGCCCTACGTCAATCGGTAGAAACTAAAAATAAAGATGGTAGACCCCAGTTTTTGTCTACATGGGGAACTGATACAGATTTGCAAAAAATTGTGGTCAATGGTCCTTTTACACTGGAAAGCTACACTGTAAACCAGCGTATAGTCTTTCGCCGCAATCCCTACTACTGGCGGAAAGACACAAAAGGAAATGCTTTACCTTATATTGAGCGGCTAATTTGGCAAATTGTGGAATCACCAGATACAGCTTTAATCCAGTTTCGTTCGCTAGGATTAGACATGCTAGAAATTGGTCCTACGAGTTTTCAATTACTGAAACGGGAGGAAGACCGAGGAAATTTTAAAATCTATAGTGGTGGTCCAGACTTTGGCACAAACTTTATTTGTTTCAATTTAAATAAAGGTCGTCGTCAGGGAAAACCTTTAGTCAATCCAATCAAATCACGCTGGTTTAATACAGTAGCATTTAGACAAGCAGTCGCTTATGGTATAAATCGCGAAGCAATGCTCAATAATGTCTATCGCGGTTTAGGAGAACTACAAAACTCGCCAATTTCTGTTCAAAGCCCTTACTATCTCTCTCCTGAAGAAGGCTTAAAAGTTTATAACTATAATCCTGAAAAAGCTAAAGAATTACTCAGGGGAGCTGGGTTTAAATATAATAACAAAGGTCAACTACTCGATGCTGAAGATAATCGAGTACGGTTTACCATGATTAGCCAAGCGGGTAATAGAACTGTTGATGCGATCGGGTCGCAAGTCAAGCGCGATCTCAGCAAAATTGGGATTCAAGTTGATTTTACTCCAATTGACTTTGCCGTCATGGTAGATAAAATTACCAATACTCTAGAATGGGAATCTTATTTTGGTTTAATTACTGGTAGTATTGAACCATATAGCGCAGCAAATGTATGGTCGCCTGACGGTGGTTTTCATCCTTTTAATCAGAAACCACAACCAGGACAACCGCCGATTGAAGGACGAGAAGTTGCAGATTGGGAAGCAGAAATCGGTCGGCTTTATATTGAGGGAGCAAGAGAACTTGATGAAACAAAGCGTAAAGAAATTTATGGAGAAACTCAGCGTTTAGCACAAGAGTACCTCCCTTTTATTCATTTAATCAATCCTTTAGCTTTAGCAGCAATTCGCGATCGCATTGAAGGAACAAAATTCTCTGCTTTAGGCGGGACGCTTTGGAATGTTTATGAGTTGAAAGAAGCGAAAGACTAG
- a CDS encoding ABC transporter substrate-binding protein codes for MRSRVIVLILILCFTCQILLTGCNPTEFKTSAAQSQWVTSTLRDPKTFNYALNQEYPHVFLFIAEGLTTLNGETGEVEPALAESWQISEDKKRITFTLRENLRWSDGEPLTADDVIFTYQDIIFNPQIPTDWKDSLKIGEKAEFPQIKKMSDRQVEFTFSTPFAPFLSTTTGASTNSVGILPKHALAKSIISKDTKGNPLFTSTWGTDTDPAKIIVNGAYKIESFTPGQRVVFRRNPYYWRKDSQGNQLPYVERVVWQIIESTDTTTLQFRSVGLDTIEVTPEDFSLLKQEEERGRFTVYNGGPRFSQTFISFNLNKGKRQNGNPVVNPIKSRWFNNLAFRQAVAHSIDRERMLNNVFRGVGTVQNSPIEPQNPFYLSPEQGLKVYEYNPDKAKKLLLNAGFKYNFRNQLLDADGNRVRFSLITNTENKTRVAMGAQIRQDLSKIGIQVDYNPINFNILVDKLNSSLDWECYLLGLISGSLEPHDSANVWLPDGGLHAFNFKPQPGQEPLIGREVADWEAEIGRLYIRGAQELDENKRKKIYQETQRLTQEYLPFIYLVNPLSLAAIRDRIQGVKYTALGSQAGTLWNKYELKVTK; via the coding sequence ATGCGATCGCGAGTTATTGTTCTTATATTAATTCTCTGCTTTACCTGTCAAATCTTGCTTACAGGTTGCAACCCTACAGAATTTAAAACCTCAGCAGCACAATCGCAGTGGGTAACGAGTACTTTAAGAGATCCTAAAACTTTTAACTACGCTCTCAATCAAGAATACCCTCACGTATTTTTATTTATTGCTGAAGGACTGACTACACTCAATGGTGAGACTGGAGAAGTTGAGCCAGCGTTAGCAGAATCCTGGCAAATTTCTGAAGATAAAAAACGGATTACTTTTACCTTGCGCGAGAACTTACGCTGGTCTGATGGTGAACCTTTAACAGCAGATGATGTTATCTTTACTTATCAAGATATCATATTTAATCCGCAAATTCCTACCGACTGGAAAGACAGTTTAAAAATTGGCGAGAAAGCTGAATTTCCTCAAATTAAAAAAATGAGCGATCGCCAAGTGGAATTTACCTTTTCTACTCCATTTGCCCCATTTCTCAGTACAACTACAGGAGCGTCAACTAATTCTGTAGGAATTTTACCCAAACACGCTTTAGCTAAATCGATTATATCTAAAGATACTAAGGGTAATCCTTTATTTACCTCAACTTGGGGTACTGATACTGACCCAGCAAAAATTATTGTCAATGGTGCTTATAAAATAGAAAGTTTCACACCAGGTCAACGAGTTGTATTTCGTCGTAATCCTTATTATTGGCGTAAAGATAGCCAAGGAAATCAGTTGCCCTATGTAGAAAGAGTTGTTTGGCAAATTATTGAATCTACCGATACAACTACTCTCCAATTTCGTTCGGTAGGACTAGACACAATTGAAGTTACTCCCGAAGACTTTTCCCTACTCAAGCAAGAAGAAGAACGAGGAAGATTTACCGTTTATAACGGAGGTCCCAGATTTAGCCAAACATTTATTTCATTCAACCTAAATAAAGGAAAGAGGCAAAACGGCAATCCTGTTGTCAATCCGATAAAATCGCGATGGTTTAACAACCTAGCTTTTCGTCAAGCTGTTGCTCATTCAATCGATCGCGAGAGAATGTTAAACAATGTTTTTCGTGGCGTAGGGACAGTTCAAAATTCACCTATAGAACCGCAAAACCCTTTTTATCTCTCCCCAGAACAAGGATTGAAAGTCTATGAATATAATCCTGATAAAGCTAAAAAGTTACTATTGAATGCAGGATTTAAATATAACTTTAGAAATCAGTTACTTGATGCAGACGGAAATCGCGTGCGTTTTTCTTTAATTACCAATACTGAAAATAAAACTCGCGTAGCAATGGGGGCGCAAATTAGGCAAGATTTGAGCAAAATCGGGATTCAAGTTGATTACAATCCTATAAACTTTAATATTTTGGTAGATAAACTCAACAGCTCTCTCGATTGGGAATGTTATTTATTAGGCTTGATTTCTGGTAGCTTAGAACCCCACGATAGTGCTAATGTATGGTTGCCTGATGGTGGTTTACACGCATTTAATTTCAAACCTCAGCCAGGACAAGAACCGCTGATCGGTAGAGAAGTTGCAGACTGGGAAGCCGAAATCGGTCGGCTATACATCCGTGGGGCGCAAGAGTTAGACGAAAATAAACGCAAAAAAATTTACCAGGAAACCCAACGTCTGACTCAGGAATACTTACCTTTCATCTACCTAGTCAATCCCTTATCCCTAGCAGCAATTCGCGATCGCATCCAAGGAGTAAAATACACCGCCCTCGGCTCACAAGCTGGGACTCTATGGAACAAATACGAACTGAAAGTGACAAAATAG